The genomic stretch TGCCAGGGACTCTACGACCTCCGAGGCAGCACATTCATCCATAGACAGTACCAGTCAGTCCTTCCTTCAGTGCAGCCCTAAACATGCTTCTGTTACTTCTACCTTTGAGGCCAGTCGTTCCCTCAGGAACAGTACAGAGCCAGGCGACTTCCCAGAGTCCAAGACCGGATAAAGAAGTAGGACAGGTGCCTCTGGGTTCAGAGCTGTCTGAGCCCTGCAGCAAGTCCCTGGACAAGGCCCTCTTTTTAGGCTCTGACTTCTGCTGCCTGAGTGATACAGGGAGTTGAAATCACCTGAGATCCTCATACCAGCAACTAGCATGTGGAGGTGAACGATGGAGGCGGCCCTTGGGTCCCAGTGTTGCCACCCTTCCCCATGGCTGAGGCGCACACtaagcagggctgggggcagtggTATTGGGGAGAGCCTAGCTGGGGCGGTGACAGTGATTCAGAGACAACCCACAGTCccctcagaagaaaagaaactggTTAGCATGGTCTGAATTGGGAGCTAGGGGAATTACTTCTAGTTAAACTGTGGCAGAAGTCAGGGTTGATAGAGGGAGATGGTCCTCGATGAATACTTGGGACTTTTTTCCCCCGAAATGTTCAAGTTTGTAGTTTTTGATAGGTTCCTTgtacctttcactttcagtgctgGTGGATGTGCAGTGGGCTTGAGGTAACATCTGCCCTTTTGTGCTAGGGACTCTGGTTGACTGAAGCAGCCTGAGATGAGAGGCAGGTCCTTAGCTACCGACAGTCCTAAGCTTTGCACAGCTTTGTTCCTGCTGCAGCTTGATGAACAGGCCAGTGTGTGATTGTTTATCAGTTCACTGCTGTCCAGTGACAGGCCAGAGGCTGTCCTAGACTCTGGCCTTGTTTCTTCCTCTGCTGGTACCCTAATAGCATTGTGTGAACAAGTTAAGTATGCAGGGTGACCACACCGCCCACTGGAAATGGATCACTTTTCCTCTTGTCTTCTCGCCTCTACCTGTGTTATAACCTTGTGCCGCAAATCTGTTGCCAGCTCTTTCAGCAGTCAAGGGACCAAGAAGGGAGATGCTGCCCATTACCATTTTCAAAGCTCCACATAAAGGGAAGGGTCATCTCGGAGGACATTCCTTGAAATAAATTTCAGGAGAATCTAGAACAAAGAGATGAGCTGAAGCTAGTCAATTAATTTGTCTTTATTGCCTAAActgcaaaacattctctgaataACAAGAAGGAGAAATGGGGCAGGAACAGGACACACAAGGAGACCAAACAGATATTTATCTATGAGGAGTTGAAGGTCCCAACCTGATGCAACTGTAACCCTGAAATAGCGGAAATCTCTATAAGATGGGGCAATGGGACAGTGAGCAAGAAAGAGGGCTTAAGGACCAGATGGTTTTCAGTCTCTAGAGGAGAACCCGAGCTTATGCGGTCTCTCACCAGCAAGCCCCTGCTGAGGAACAGGCCTCAGGCCCTGCCTTGAGCTTCCCCGTTTAGGCTATGACTTCCTTCAAGGCAGCCCCCAGCTCTGGGAAAGAATACTGGTAGCCAACAGCCAGTGTCCGCCGTGGAACCACCTTCTGGCCCTCCAGCAGCATGACGGCACGTTCTTGTCCAAAGACAGCTTGTACCACGGCACTGGGGAGAGGGATGAAGGCTGGGCGGCCCAAGGCTGTGCCCAAGGCCCGGGCAAACTCAGCATTGGTAGTGGAGGAGGCAGGAGCCACTCCGTTCAGGATCCCCTGCACATGGCTTGTTTCAAGGGCATGAGCCAGGATTCCCGCAAGGTCTCTGATGTGAATCCAGGGGAAGAACTGGTGACCTGAGCCAATGGGGCCCCCCAGGCCCAGGCGGAAAGGCAACAGCATATGACCAATGGCACCGCCTCCACGACCCAGCACAACCCCTAGAGCAGGCAAGAAGGATGGTATAGGGAGGCCCCTCGACCTCCAGGCACCCCCACTGTTCCTCTCCGTTTTCCCTTCATCACTCTTTACTTATACTGACTCTGTGGCAGGTGAGGGCTGTGGCACTCTTTGGGCTGTCCTGTCCTCCCACCTGCAGGTCAGCCAGAAGTGGTGGCATCTCCTGTGAGCTCAGCTTCCCTTATCCCCACCCTCTCGTGGCCCAGAGAAGATACCAACCCTGTCTGATACCCAGACCCCTTGTTCTCACCGGAGCGCACCACCACTTGGCGTGTAGAATCTCCAGGAAGCCTGGCTGCAGCTTCCCATTTGGTTACGAGGTTGGAAAAAAAGTCGAAATCCCCTCCTGGGCTGTCCTCGTCGTACTCCGCAGTCAGGCTGGGCTGGTAGTAAGCTGCCGGAGGAATAGCACTGGTttgccctgggtgtcctttgTCTCATCTGGCCTGTTGCAGTCAAGGCTCCCCTTACCTCACCCTCCTTGGTACCTTGGGAATCTCTCCATGGGTAGTCAGAGCCAT from Capra hircus breed San Clemente chromosome 10, ASM170441v1, whole genome shotgun sequence encodes the following:
- the SDR39U1 gene encoding epimerase family protein SDR39U1 isoform X1 produces the protein MRVLVGGGTGFIGTALTQLLKARGHEVTLISRKPGPDRITWDDLTTSGLPRCDAAVNLAGENILNPLRRWNAAFQKEVLSSRLETTQTLARAIAKAPQPPQAWVLVTGVAYYQPSLTAEYDEDSPGGDFDFFSNLVTKWEAAARLPGDSTRQVVVRSGVVLGRGGGAIGHMLLPFRLGLGGPIGSGHQFFPWIHIRDLAGILAHALETSHVQGILNGVAPASSTTNAEFARALGTALGRPAFIPLPSAVVQAVFGQERAVMLLEGQKVVPRRTLAVGYQYSFPELGAALKEVIA
- the SDR39U1 gene encoding epimerase family protein SDR39U1 isoform X3 yields the protein MISRRRGCPAAMLQSTWRERTSSTLSAAYYQPSLTAEYDEDSPGGDFDFFSNLVTKWEAAARLPGDSTRQVVVRSGVVLGRGGGAIGHMLLPFRLGLGGPIGSGHQFFPWIHIRDLAGILAHALETSHVQGILNGVAPASSTTNAEFARALGTALGRPAFIPLPSAVVQAVFGQERAVMLLEGQKVVPRRTLAVGYQYSFPELGAALKEVIA
- the SDR39U1 gene encoding epimerase family protein SDR39U1 isoform X2, which produces MGSRERGKEGWNAAFQKEVLSSRLETTQTLARAIAKAPQPPQAWVLVTGVAYYQPSLTAEYDEDSPGGDFDFFSNLVTKWEAAARLPGDSTRQVVVRSGVVLGRGGGAIGHMLLPFRLGLGGPIGSGHQFFPWIHIRDLAGILAHALETSHVQGILNGVAPASSTTNAEFARALGTALGRPAFIPLPSAVVQAVFGQERAVMLLEGQKVVPRRTLAVGYQYSFPELGAALKEVIA